A genome region from Gadus chalcogrammus isolate NIFS_2021 chromosome 5, NIFS_Gcha_1.0, whole genome shotgun sequence includes the following:
- the LOC130382748 gene encoding insulinoma-associated protein 2, giving the protein MPRGFLVKRHRRCPASYRSRSVTIETDASCDNGIAWVGNTREENTESALVNENPPQHQDRVMMSVFPFAPTEVGPRAVSREDPARVTAAWSPPHVESAREAEGERRRRAQLPEFEFEESVTEVNVLAPTGDFSRFCLPAAPTRHALTLTESYSPVKPVGTRLLDVHEEDQNNLLFSGRYLTTSAPLGAETPTGVPELPFLLSSASTSVSIERLLTHHRLAPCYGENPDDRGKNDATMNTLFPPLTLINHNNQQQQFALKKRAGGIEHEQRSSHRPAKPSAGQPAKKTKLHRKLNFEDEVTTSPVLGLRIKKECPEFRRLQREKSSLSTVENKPLGEFICQLCKEEYPDPFSLAQHKCSRIVRVEYRCPECDKVFSCPANLASHRRWHKPRPVTGQGKETTQQGAKNKSRTTSEGRGGLVQDDRPPTFLEMEGKENELLRVNGHPHSGTLLNNSCNSFHSQLHGVVPVDSLDGDGLAPPGYDSSSRYGNSVRSGMELQQQSTRATDSPPSSLLPVSKSPNERVEQPASPQQQLPPTAFVQSLPEEDIYECQYCGKKFRRQAYLRKHLAAHEMTARASSSPPLPYGSAHEGHHRPNPMCACHLCGARFPSVEIRDKHRLWHAMRDELLGAGTMGSGIRAEVLHAHREDNGPVECDSPPQQIFPCKHCPSTFYSFPGLTRHMAKFHPTDSRQVMLMQMAIRP; this is encoded by the coding sequence ATGCCTCGCGGATTCCTAGTGAAGAGACACCGGCGTTGCCCGGCATCGTACAGATCGCGGAGCGTAACCATAGAGACAGACGCGTCGTGTGACAATGGCATCGCATGGGTCGGGAACACGCGAGAAGAAAATACAGAATCAGCGCTGGTCAATGAAAATCCGCCACAGCACCAGGACAGGGTGATGATGAGCGTTTTCCCATTCGCCCCGACAGAGGTAGGCCCGCGCGCTGTTAGCCGCGAGGATCCCGCGCGAGTCACAGCAGCGTGGAGCCCCCCGCACGTGGAGTCGGCGCGAGAGGCGGAGGGGGAAAGAAGGCGGCGCGCGCAGCTACCGGAGTTCGAGTTCGAGGAGTCGGTGACCGAAGTGAACGTGTTGGCTCCGACCGGTGATTTCTCCCGCTTTTGCTTACCCGCCGCCCCGACTCGCCACGCGCTGACTTTAACCGAGTCGTACAGCCCCGTCAAACCGGTGGGCACGAGACTGCTGGACGTCCACGAGGAAGACCAAAACAATCTTCTGTTCTCCGGGCGATACCTGACGACGTCGGCCCCGCTGGGGGCGGAAACACCCACCGGGGTACCGGAGCTGCCGTTCCTGTTGAGTTCCGCGTCGACGTCcgtctccatcgagagactgcTGACTCACCACCGCCTCGCGCCGTGTTACGGTGAGAACCCCGACGACCGCGGGAAAAACGACGCCACCATGAACACACTGTTCCCGCCGCTGACGttgatcaaccacaacaaccagcagcagcagtttgCGTTGAAGAAACGCGCGGGGGGGATCGAGCATGAGCAGCGCTCTAGCCACAGACCCGCCAAACCATCCGCGGGCCAGCccgccaaaaaaacaaaactccaCCGGAAGTTAAACTTTGAGGACGAGGTCACGACCTCGCCCGTGTTGGGGCTCCGCATCAAGAAGGAGTGCCCCGAGTTCAGGAGGCTCCAGCGGGAGAAGTCGTCGCTGTCCACCGTGGAGAACAAGCCGCTCGGCGAGTTCATCTGCCAGCTGTGTAAGGAGGAGTACCCCGACCCCTTCTCCCTCGCGCAGCACAAGTGCTCGCGGATCGTGCGCGTGGAGTACCGATGCCCTGAGTGTGATAAAGTGTTCAGCTGCCCTGCCAATCTGGCATCCCATCGTCGCTGGCATAAACCGCGCCCGGTGACCGGCCAGGGCAAAGAGACGACCCAGCAGGGGGCGAAGAACAAGTCCCGGACGACGTcggagggccggggggggctcGTGCAGGACGACCGGCCGCCGACCTTTTTAGAAATGGAGGGAAAAGAGAACGAACTGTTGCGCGTGAACGGCCATCCGCACTCCGGCACGCTCTTGAACAACTCTTGCAACTCTTTTCACTCTCAGCTCCACGGCGTGGTCCCGGTAGACAGCCTGGACGGTGACGGGCTCGCGCCACCCGGGTACGACTCTTCCTCGCGCTACGGGAATTCGGTCAGAAGCGGAATGGAGCTACAGCAGCAGAGCACGAGAGCGACGGACAGCCCACCCTCGAGCCTCCTACCGGTCAGCAAAAGTCCGAATGAGCGCGTGGAGCAACCCGCATCCCCGCAACAACAACTTCCCCCGACCGCGTTCGTCCAGTCGCTCCCCGAAGAGGACATCTACGAGTGTCAATACTGCGGGAAAAAGTTCCGGAGACAAGCGTATTTAAGAAAACATTTGGCCGCTCACGAGATGACCGCGCGGGCCTCTTCTTCACCCCCGCTACCGTACGGCTCGGCGCACGAGGGCCACCACAGACCCAATCCCATGTGCGCGTGTCACTTGTGCGGTGCCCGTTTCCCGTCCGTGGAAATCCGGGACAAACACCGGCTGTGGCACGCGATGAGGGACGAGTTACTGGGCGCGGGGACGATGGGGAGCGGGATCAGAGCCGAAGTTCTGCACGCGCACAGAGAGGACAACGGCCCGGTGGAATGTGACTCGCCGCCGCAGCAGATCTTCCCGTGCAAACACTGCCCCTCCACGTTCTACAGCTTCCCGGGACTCACACGACACATGGCCAAGTTTCACCCAACCGACAGCCGCCAGGTGATGCTGATGCAGATGGCCATCAGGCCGTGA